A window from Brachyhypopomus gauderio isolate BG-103 chromosome 6, BGAUD_0.2, whole genome shotgun sequence encodes these proteins:
- the rftn1a gene encoding raftlin isoform X1, which translates to MGCSLPKPGGDGAPGKIYSTLRKPQVETRNGVAYTYHFLDFLLGKEEVAVSSLLCLSSVRELPVQVCEFYQQGFILAAVHPFVHSSGPAGANLQRQLHRAVLIRETHRCSENGLLKCVRPRLETDVCFSGLEVPDPDVIQGYVKKQVQDLADSGVLFTGFLQQPGGGVSFLGHWDPGEFSSLHSSPSPINRHPSCPVPSPRSTCPDQDHQLNYRSEDHQLDGPGLTTELQNKDYQKCDQVSRCPNNCRPVTVKRGSSDLRRLEAVERQTQVQVSMHRDRTDDHRTCSVEPLEEEPYTQACRGPLRAKHPEQLPDRPEEAPDAMYFLNRVQVFALYNHAVVLSGSPRFYSLRIPLQVHKEAGLITTVDAHWLDHMTQHFRSGAQLIDGYFHLGDDAESLSTMESVFIFQSASNDVMTTTYDAIVVEQWTIIDGVAVKTDYIPLLQTLARYGWRLMCVLATPIVKTNSDGSLATKQFLFLQRPVLSRKRRDFRRLHLKSRNKRNLNGKQTIGKELLCAASPVEEMTRTLKECEYRRTSESELRLTSRGPPNVRAPRVMQYSSPTQGEKGAGKSASTNQDAKEGVACGTRAKTQTTTSIIREQTLFSGVC; encoded by the exons ATGGGCTGTTCACTGCCTAAACCAGGTGGAGATGGAGCTCCAGGGAAGATCTACTCCACCCTCAGGAAACCACAGGTGGAGACGCGCAATGGAGTGGCCTACACCTACCACTTTCTGGACTTCCTGTTGGGAAAGGAAG AGGTGGCGGTGTCATCACTGCTTTGCCTGTCTTCGGTGCGAGAGTTACCTGTACAGGTGTGTGAGTTCTATCAGCAGGGCTTCATACTGGCTGCTGTGCACCCTTTTGTACATTCTTCTGGCCCTGCTGGGGCTAACCTACAGAGACAGTTACACCGGGCTGTCCTcatcagagagacacacag GTGTTCAGAGAACGGACTACTGAAATGTGTGCGACCCCGACTGGAAACAGACGTCTGTTTCTCTGGTCTTGAGGTGCCTGACCCAGACGTCATTCAGGGTTATGTGAAAAAG CAGGTGCAGGACCTGGCTGACTCTGGTGTCCTGTTCACGGGCTTCCTGCAGCAACctggaggtggagtgagtttCCTGGGGCACTGGGACCCTGGGGAGTTCTCTTCCCTACACTCCAGCCCCTCACCCATAAACCGACACCCAAGCTGTCCTGTACCAAGCCCCAGGAGCACCTGCCCAGACCAGGACCATCAGCTCAACTACAGGAGCGAGGACCATCAACTGGATGGTCCTGGTTTAACAACGGAACTACAAAACAAGGACTATCAAAAGTGTGATCAAGTAAGCCGATGTCCAAACAACTGCAGGCCTGTTACTGTTAAGCGTGGAAGTTCAGACCTTCGGAGGCTTGAAGCTGTTGAACGGCAGACACAGGTACAGGTTTCTATGCACAGAGACAGAACAGATGATCACAGAACCTGCTCAGTAGAACCCCTGGAGGAAGAACCATACACCCAGGCCTGCAGGGGGCCCCTAAGAGCAAAACACCCTGAGCAGCTTCCTGACAGACCTGAAGAGGCTCCTGATGCCATGTACTTTCTAAACC GTGTGCAGGTGTTCGCTCTATATAACCATGCTGTGGTGCTGTCTGGGTCGCCGAGGTTCTATTCCCTAAGAATTCCACTACAGGTCCACAAAGAGGCGGGGCTCATCACTACAGTTGATGCTCATTGGCTAGATCACATGACCCAACACTTTAGAAGTGGTGCCCAGTTAATCGATGGCTACTTTCACCTTGGGGATGACGCTG AGTCTTTGTCCACCATGGAGAGTGTGTTCATATTCCAGAGTGCATCCAATGACGTGATGACAACAACATATGATGCCATTGTTGTTGAGCAGTGGACCATTATTGAT GGTGTTGCAGTGAAGACGGACTACATCCCTCTGCTTCAGACCTTGGCGCGCTACGGCTGGAGGTTGATGTGTGTGCTGGCCACCCCTATCGTCAAAACCAACAG TGATGGCAGTTTGGCTACAAAACAGTTCCTCTTCCTCCAGAGACCCGTGTTGTCTCGCAAGAGGAGAGACTTCAGG aggCTTCACCTCAAAAGTCGGAACAAGAGGAACTTAAATGGTAAACAAACCATTGGGAAGGAACTCCTGTGTGCTGCATCTCCAGTAGAGGAGATGACAAGAACGCTGAAGGAATGTGAGTACAGGAGAACGTCTGAGAGCGAGCTGAGactgaccagcagggggccccccAACGTAAGGGCTCCACGGGTCATGCAGTACAGCAGCCCCACTCAAGGAGAGAAGGGGGCGGGCAAAAGTGCAAGCACCAATCAGGACGCAAAGGAAGGAGTTGCATGTGGCACAAGAGCCAAAACACAAACCACAACATCCATCATCAGAGAGCAGActctgttctctggagtgtGCTGA
- the rftn1a gene encoding raftlin isoform X2 — MGCSLPKPGGDGAPGKIYSTLRKPQVETRNGVAYTYHFLDFLLGKEEVAVSSLLCLSSVRELPVQVCEFYQQGFILAAVHPFVHSSGPAGANLQRQLHRAVLIRETHRCSENGLLKCVRPRLETDVCFSGLEVPDPDVIQGYVKKVQDLADSGVLFTGFLQQPGGGVSFLGHWDPGEFSSLHSSPSPINRHPSCPVPSPRSTCPDQDHQLNYRSEDHQLDGPGLTTELQNKDYQKCDQVSRCPNNCRPVTVKRGSSDLRRLEAVERQTQVQVSMHRDRTDDHRTCSVEPLEEEPYTQACRGPLRAKHPEQLPDRPEEAPDAMYFLNRVQVFALYNHAVVLSGSPRFYSLRIPLQVHKEAGLITTVDAHWLDHMTQHFRSGAQLIDGYFHLGDDAESLSTMESVFIFQSASNDVMTTTYDAIVVEQWTIIDGVAVKTDYIPLLQTLARYGWRLMCVLATPIVKTNSDGSLATKQFLFLQRPVLSRKRRDFRRLHLKSRNKRNLNGKQTIGKELLCAASPVEEMTRTLKECEYRRTSESELRLTSRGPPNVRAPRVMQYSSPTQGEKGAGKSASTNQDAKEGVACGTRAKTQTTTSIIREQTLFSGVC; from the exons ATGGGCTGTTCACTGCCTAAACCAGGTGGAGATGGAGCTCCAGGGAAGATCTACTCCACCCTCAGGAAACCACAGGTGGAGACGCGCAATGGAGTGGCCTACACCTACCACTTTCTGGACTTCCTGTTGGGAAAGGAAG AGGTGGCGGTGTCATCACTGCTTTGCCTGTCTTCGGTGCGAGAGTTACCTGTACAGGTGTGTGAGTTCTATCAGCAGGGCTTCATACTGGCTGCTGTGCACCCTTTTGTACATTCTTCTGGCCCTGCTGGGGCTAACCTACAGAGACAGTTACACCGGGCTGTCCTcatcagagagacacacag GTGTTCAGAGAACGGACTACTGAAATGTGTGCGACCCCGACTGGAAACAGACGTCTGTTTCTCTGGTCTTGAGGTGCCTGACCCAGACGTCATTCAGGGTTATGTGAAAAAG GTGCAGGACCTGGCTGACTCTGGTGTCCTGTTCACGGGCTTCCTGCAGCAACctggaggtggagtgagtttCCTGGGGCACTGGGACCCTGGGGAGTTCTCTTCCCTACACTCCAGCCCCTCACCCATAAACCGACACCCAAGCTGTCCTGTACCAAGCCCCAGGAGCACCTGCCCAGACCAGGACCATCAGCTCAACTACAGGAGCGAGGACCATCAACTGGATGGTCCTGGTTTAACAACGGAACTACAAAACAAGGACTATCAAAAGTGTGATCAAGTAAGCCGATGTCCAAACAACTGCAGGCCTGTTACTGTTAAGCGTGGAAGTTCAGACCTTCGGAGGCTTGAAGCTGTTGAACGGCAGACACAGGTACAGGTTTCTATGCACAGAGACAGAACAGATGATCACAGAACCTGCTCAGTAGAACCCCTGGAGGAAGAACCATACACCCAGGCCTGCAGGGGGCCCCTAAGAGCAAAACACCCTGAGCAGCTTCCTGACAGACCTGAAGAGGCTCCTGATGCCATGTACTTTCTAAACC GTGTGCAGGTGTTCGCTCTATATAACCATGCTGTGGTGCTGTCTGGGTCGCCGAGGTTCTATTCCCTAAGAATTCCACTACAGGTCCACAAAGAGGCGGGGCTCATCACTACAGTTGATGCTCATTGGCTAGATCACATGACCCAACACTTTAGAAGTGGTGCCCAGTTAATCGATGGCTACTTTCACCTTGGGGATGACGCTG AGTCTTTGTCCACCATGGAGAGTGTGTTCATATTCCAGAGTGCATCCAATGACGTGATGACAACAACATATGATGCCATTGTTGTTGAGCAGTGGACCATTATTGAT GGTGTTGCAGTGAAGACGGACTACATCCCTCTGCTTCAGACCTTGGCGCGCTACGGCTGGAGGTTGATGTGTGTGCTGGCCACCCCTATCGTCAAAACCAACAG TGATGGCAGTTTGGCTACAAAACAGTTCCTCTTCCTCCAGAGACCCGTGTTGTCTCGCAAGAGGAGAGACTTCAGG aggCTTCACCTCAAAAGTCGGAACAAGAGGAACTTAAATGGTAAACAAACCATTGGGAAGGAACTCCTGTGTGCTGCATCTCCAGTAGAGGAGATGACAAGAACGCTGAAGGAATGTGAGTACAGGAGAACGTCTGAGAGCGAGCTGAGactgaccagcagggggccccccAACGTAAGGGCTCCACGGGTCATGCAGTACAGCAGCCCCACTCAAGGAGAGAAGGGGGCGGGCAAAAGTGCAAGCACCAATCAGGACGCAAAGGAAGGAGTTGCATGTGGCACAAGAGCCAAAACACAAACCACAACATCCATCATCAGAGAGCAGActctgttctctggagtgtGCTGA
- the rftn1a gene encoding raftlin isoform X3 — protein MGCSLPKPGGDGAPGKIYSTLRKPQVETRNGVAYTYHFLDFLLGKEEVAVSSLLCLSSVRELPVQVCEFYQQGFILAAVHPFVHSSGPAGANLQRQLHRAVLIRETHRCSENGLLKCVRPRLETDVCFSGLEVPDPDVIQGYVKKQPGGGVSFLGHWDPGEFSSLHSSPSPINRHPSCPVPSPRSTCPDQDHQLNYRSEDHQLDGPGLTTELQNKDYQKCDQVSRCPNNCRPVTVKRGSSDLRRLEAVERQTQVQVSMHRDRTDDHRTCSVEPLEEEPYTQACRGPLRAKHPEQLPDRPEEAPDAMYFLNRVQVFALYNHAVVLSGSPRFYSLRIPLQVHKEAGLITTVDAHWLDHMTQHFRSGAQLIDGYFHLGDDAESLSTMESVFIFQSASNDVMTTTYDAIVVEQWTIIDGVAVKTDYIPLLQTLARYGWRLMCVLATPIVKTNSDGSLATKQFLFLQRPVLSRKRRDFRRLHLKSRNKRNLNGKQTIGKELLCAASPVEEMTRTLKECEYRRTSESELRLTSRGPPNVRAPRVMQYSSPTQGEKGAGKSASTNQDAKEGVACGTRAKTQTTTSIIREQTLFSGVC, from the exons ATGGGCTGTTCACTGCCTAAACCAGGTGGAGATGGAGCTCCAGGGAAGATCTACTCCACCCTCAGGAAACCACAGGTGGAGACGCGCAATGGAGTGGCCTACACCTACCACTTTCTGGACTTCCTGTTGGGAAAGGAAG AGGTGGCGGTGTCATCACTGCTTTGCCTGTCTTCGGTGCGAGAGTTACCTGTACAGGTGTGTGAGTTCTATCAGCAGGGCTTCATACTGGCTGCTGTGCACCCTTTTGTACATTCTTCTGGCCCTGCTGGGGCTAACCTACAGAGACAGTTACACCGGGCTGTCCTcatcagagagacacacag GTGTTCAGAGAACGGACTACTGAAATGTGTGCGACCCCGACTGGAAACAGACGTCTGTTTCTCTGGTCTTGAGGTGCCTGACCCAGACGTCATTCAGGGTTATGTGAAAAAG CAACctggaggtggagtgagtttCCTGGGGCACTGGGACCCTGGGGAGTTCTCTTCCCTACACTCCAGCCCCTCACCCATAAACCGACACCCAAGCTGTCCTGTACCAAGCCCCAGGAGCACCTGCCCAGACCAGGACCATCAGCTCAACTACAGGAGCGAGGACCATCAACTGGATGGTCCTGGTTTAACAACGGAACTACAAAACAAGGACTATCAAAAGTGTGATCAAGTAAGCCGATGTCCAAACAACTGCAGGCCTGTTACTGTTAAGCGTGGAAGTTCAGACCTTCGGAGGCTTGAAGCTGTTGAACGGCAGACACAGGTACAGGTTTCTATGCACAGAGACAGAACAGATGATCACAGAACCTGCTCAGTAGAACCCCTGGAGGAAGAACCATACACCCAGGCCTGCAGGGGGCCCCTAAGAGCAAAACACCCTGAGCAGCTTCCTGACAGACCTGAAGAGGCTCCTGATGCCATGTACTTTCTAAACC GTGTGCAGGTGTTCGCTCTATATAACCATGCTGTGGTGCTGTCTGGGTCGCCGAGGTTCTATTCCCTAAGAATTCCACTACAGGTCCACAAAGAGGCGGGGCTCATCACTACAGTTGATGCTCATTGGCTAGATCACATGACCCAACACTTTAGAAGTGGTGCCCAGTTAATCGATGGCTACTTTCACCTTGGGGATGACGCTG AGTCTTTGTCCACCATGGAGAGTGTGTTCATATTCCAGAGTGCATCCAATGACGTGATGACAACAACATATGATGCCATTGTTGTTGAGCAGTGGACCATTATTGAT GGTGTTGCAGTGAAGACGGACTACATCCCTCTGCTTCAGACCTTGGCGCGCTACGGCTGGAGGTTGATGTGTGTGCTGGCCACCCCTATCGTCAAAACCAACAG TGATGGCAGTTTGGCTACAAAACAGTTCCTCTTCCTCCAGAGACCCGTGTTGTCTCGCAAGAGGAGAGACTTCAGG aggCTTCACCTCAAAAGTCGGAACAAGAGGAACTTAAATGGTAAACAAACCATTGGGAAGGAACTCCTGTGTGCTGCATCTCCAGTAGAGGAGATGACAAGAACGCTGAAGGAATGTGAGTACAGGAGAACGTCTGAGAGCGAGCTGAGactgaccagcagggggccccccAACGTAAGGGCTCCACGGGTCATGCAGTACAGCAGCCCCACTCAAGGAGAGAAGGGGGCGGGCAAAAGTGCAAGCACCAATCAGGACGCAAAGGAAGGAGTTGCATGTGGCACAAGAGCCAAAACACAAACCACAACATCCATCATCAGAGAGCAGActctgttctctggagtgtGCTGA
- the oxnad1 gene encoding oxidoreductase NAD-binding domain-containing protein 1 → MSLPRFLKTTRCFVGTTKSLLSKRGQLCSYRATRKMSSRQADHLERTASVYRQEAVFSARVCAITNESNTVKKVQLEIPHPDFSFRAGQWVDLFIAGVEKVGGFSVCSSPALLQRDGIIELAVKYTKHPPAHWVHTECTVGSGVSLRVGGDFCFDPSLCDPRMDLLLVAGGVGINPLYSILTHTADLLRQVHGYQPGHTHLCYSAKNTRELLFKNNIIEVCEEFPDKFSCSFHVTQQDFEMEQNLQPYTTSGRISQEVLRHHVDPESTLCYLCGPPPMTESVSRHLQSLGLSEDRILFEKWW, encoded by the exons ATGAGCCTCCCCCGTTTCTTAAAAACGACGAGATGTTTCGTCGGAACTACGAAGTCACTCCTAAGCAAACGTGGCCAGCTGTGTTCGTATAGAGCCACACG GAAAATGTCTTCAAGACAAGCAGACCACCTTGAAAGGACGGCTAGTGTTTACAGACAAGAG GCTGTATTCTCTGCACGTGTATGTGCCATTACAAACGAGTCCAACACGGTGAAGAAGGTGCAGCTGGAGATCCCACATCCTGACTTCAGCTTCCGTGCTGGCCAGTG GGTGGACTTGTTCATTgcgggggtggagaaggtgggcgGTTTCTCCGTGTGCTCCAGCCCGGCTCTCCTGCAGCGGGACGGCATCATCGAGCTCGCAGTGAAGTACACGAAGCACCCACCCGCACACTGGGTACACACGGAG TGCACAGTAGGCTCTGGTGTGTCGTTACGGGTTGGGGGTGATTTCTGTTTTGACCCCAGCCTGTGTGACCCCCGCATGGACCTGCTTCTCGTGGCTGGGGGGGTCGGCATTAACCCCCTGTActccatcctcacacacacggctGACTTGCTCAGACAGGTGCATGGATACCAGCCAGGACACACGCACCTTTGTTACAGTGCCAAGAACACACGGGAACTGCTGTTCAAA AACAACATTATTGAGGTTTGTGAAGAATTCCCAGATAAATTCTCTTGTAGCTTCCATGTGACCCAGCAGGACTTTGAAATGGAGCAGAATCTACAGCCCTACACAACCA GTGGAAGGATATCTCAAGAGGTGTTGAGGCATCACGTAGACCCTGAAAGCACATTATGTTACTTGTGTGGGCCACCACCCAtgactgagagtgtgagcagGCACCTGCAGAGTCTCGGCCTATCAGAGGACAGAATCCTTTTTGAGAAGTGGTGGTAG